The Lacipirellula parvula genome window below encodes:
- the waaF gene encoding lipopolysaccharide heptosyltransferase II has product MRLGIFLPNWIGDVAMATPAIRALRKHVAGGELIAVMRPYVAEALGGNPWFDGQILYDKKSSAAAELQPPAVRQKLRDARFDAVVLLTNSLRTAWMAYRSGARQRIGMIGNLRSPLLTTRVYAPRQGRRSLTLPPTAGYLQIAYAAGASPEAPTLELFTTPADEQLADAVWKRLRLPSGDRVAVLNTGGAFGAAKDWPAAHFTQLALRLAREQGLHVVLNCGPAERQAVRNIVAEARDERIVSLAEEESLPLGLTKAMIRRSRLLVTTDSGPRFFGVAFGVPTVALFGPTSVAYTRTGAAHDVGLSLGLDCQPCMARTCPLGHHRCMQDLSVERVWNAVGVALAEARRVRMAA; this is encoded by the coding sequence ATGCGCCTCGGGATTTTTCTGCCCAATTGGATCGGCGACGTCGCGATGGCGACGCCGGCCATTCGCGCCCTGCGCAAGCATGTGGCGGGGGGCGAGCTGATCGCCGTCATGCGGCCGTACGTGGCCGAGGCGCTGGGGGGGAATCCCTGGTTTGACGGGCAGATTTTGTACGACAAAAAGTCGTCGGCCGCGGCGGAATTGCAGCCGCCGGCCGTGCGACAAAAGCTGCGTGACGCCCGGTTCGATGCGGTGGTGCTGCTGACTAACTCGCTGCGGACGGCGTGGATGGCGTATCGCAGCGGGGCGCGGCAGCGGATTGGGATGATCGGCAATCTGCGGAGTCCGCTGCTCACGACGCGGGTTTACGCGCCGCGGCAGGGGCGGCGATCGCTCACGCTGCCGCCGACGGCGGGCTACTTGCAGATCGCTTACGCGGCCGGCGCCTCGCCCGAAGCGCCGACGCTGGAACTCTTCACCACGCCCGCGGACGAGCAATTGGCCGATGCCGTGTGGAAGCGGTTGCGGCTGCCGAGCGGCGACCGGGTGGCGGTGCTGAACACGGGCGGCGCGTTTGGCGCCGCGAAGGATTGGCCGGCGGCCCACTTCACGCAGCTGGCGTTGCGGCTCGCGAGGGAGCAGGGGCTGCATGTGGTGCTGAACTGCGGGCCCGCCGAACGGCAGGCGGTGCGGAACATTGTGGCCGAGGCCCGCGATGAGCGGATTGTGAGTTTGGCCGAAGAGGAATCGCTGCCGCTGGGGCTGACGAAGGCGATGATCCGCCGCTCGCGGCTGTTGGTGACGACTGATAGCGGGCCGCGGTTTTTTGGCGTGGCGTTCGGCGTGCCGACGGTGGCGCTGTTCGGGCCGACGAGCGTGGCCTACACGCGAACCGGGGCAGCCCACGATGTGGGGCTGTCGCTGGGGCTCGATTGCCAGCCGTGCATGGCGCGGACGTGCCCGTTGGGGCATCATCGGTGCATGCAAGATCTTTCGGTGGAGCGGGTGTGGAATGCGGTGGGCGTGGCACTGGCGGAAGCGCGGCGCGTGCGCATGGCGGCTTAA
- a CDS encoding succinate dehydrogenase cytochrome b558 subunit, which produces MDSSRQSFLVRNDFLIRRLHSLCGLIPVGAYMVVHLLVNASVVNGDATFQNNVLNIHKFGDLLPILEWGFIFIPILFHAIFGFFIIAGGMPNNHNYPYAANYRYTLQRATGVIAFFFIMLHVLHMHGWIHNESWLHYVVRPMGGAQFRPYNATSTAGMALQQIWVVALYVIGVTACVYHLANGIWTMGITWGVWTSPTAQRRASYVCSAFGVLMMVVSGTALFGLRAAVDTPEKLREVRAQEDRIVELKIATGDIQPNEHKEAAPLDEEGDDETPEAEAAAAAAGN; this is translated from the coding sequence GTGGATAGCTCGCGACAATCGTTTTTGGTTCGCAACGACTTTCTGATTCGCCGCCTCCACTCGCTCTGCGGTTTGATTCCCGTGGGCGCCTACATGGTGGTTCACCTGTTGGTGAACGCCAGCGTCGTCAACGGCGACGCGACGTTCCAGAACAACGTGCTGAACATCCACAAGTTCGGCGACCTGTTGCCGATCCTGGAATGGGGATTCATCTTCATTCCGATTTTGTTCCACGCGATTTTTGGCTTCTTCATCATCGCGGGGGGCATGCCCAACAATCACAACTACCCGTACGCCGCCAACTACCGCTACACGCTGCAGCGGGCCACGGGCGTGATCGCCTTCTTCTTCATCATGCTGCACGTGCTGCATATGCACGGGTGGATTCACAACGAATCGTGGCTCCACTACGTCGTCCGACCGATGGGGGGCGCCCAGTTCCGTCCGTACAACGCCACCAGCACCGCCGGCATGGCGCTGCAGCAGATCTGGGTTGTCGCGTTGTACGTCATCGGCGTCACGGCCTGCGTTTATCACCTGGCCAACGGCATCTGGACGATGGGGATCACCTGGGGCGTCTGGACCAGCCCGACGGCACAACGCCGCGCGTCGTACGTCTGCTCGGCCTTTGGCGTGCTGATGATGGTCGTCAGCGGCACGGCGCTCTTCGGATTGCGAGCCGCCGTCGACACGCCGGAGAAGCTGCGTGAAGTCCGCGCTCAGGAAGATCGCATCGTCGAACTGAAGATCGCCACCGGCGACATCCAGCCGAACGAACACAAGGAAGCCGCCCCGCTCGACGAAGAGGGCGACGACGAAACGCCCGAGGCCGAAGCGGCTGCGGCCGCCGCCGGCAACTAG
- a CDS encoding DUF1559 domain-containing protein: MSDENRRRITLVEVLVVACTLFLLAALLLPTTQPAVGAARRQACLNNLRQLAIAHAINATSRSAAFGGYLVPQVVFDDARGHDDAASPSSSELLVAWPTKLLPALDSQTLHEQIVGGDQSLDLDAPPRIDVFFCPSDPLVAPAAAALSYVVNSGMPDLAAASATQPSDLAANGVCHDQRPGRFGPQVGMRHIRDGQSYTILLSENIHRDPAGSTKQPGNTWLRPALGAANPEQWYGMVWVVDPQNPRSPRADLMERFNRDTRAGDEREQPYAASGTRFARPSSNHPGVFNVAFCGGNVKEISEDIDYAVYQQLMTPDGRKAAPADAPGQPFEKSLPNDQRFMNPPITDADF; encoded by the coding sequence ATGTCAGACGAAAACCGTCGCCGGATAACGCTCGTTGAAGTGCTAGTTGTCGCTTGCACGCTTTTCTTGCTCGCGGCGCTTCTTCTGCCGACCACTCAGCCTGCCGTCGGCGCTGCCAGAAGGCAGGCGTGCTTGAACAATCTCCGGCAGTTGGCGATCGCCCACGCGATCAATGCGACCAGTCGCAGTGCCGCGTTCGGCGGATACCTCGTGCCGCAAGTCGTCTTCGACGACGCGCGGGGTCATGATGACGCCGCTTCGCCCTCTAGCTCGGAGTTGTTGGTAGCCTGGCCGACGAAGTTGCTGCCGGCGTTAGATTCGCAAACGCTTCACGAGCAAATTGTTGGCGGCGACCAAAGCCTCGACCTCGACGCGCCGCCGCGGATCGACGTCTTTTTCTGTCCGAGCGATCCGCTGGTCGCCCCAGCTGCCGCCGCACTGAGCTACGTCGTCAACAGCGGCATGCCAGACTTGGCCGCCGCAAGCGCGACGCAGCCCAGCGACCTGGCTGCCAACGGCGTCTGTCACGACCAGCGTCCCGGCCGCTTCGGACCGCAGGTTGGTATGCGCCACATCAGAGACGGCCAGAGTTACACGATCTTGCTCTCTGAAAACATCCACCGCGATCCCGCCGGTTCGACGAAGCAGCCCGGCAACACCTGGCTCCGCCCTGCCCTGGGCGCCGCGAACCCCGAGCAGTGGTACGGCATGGTGTGGGTCGTCGATCCGCAAAACCCCCGCTCGCCGCGAGCTGACCTGATGGAGCGGTTCAATCGCGACACGCGTGCGGGAGACGAACGCGAACAACCCTACGCCGCCAGCGGCACGCGCTTCGCCCGCCCGTCGAGCAACCATCCCGGCGTGTTCAACGTCGCCTTCTGCGGCGGCAACGTGAAGGAGATCAGCGAAGACATCGACTACGCCGTCTACCAGCAGTTGATGACCCCCGACGGCCGCAAAGCCGCGCCCGCCGACGCCCCCGGTCAGCCCTTCGAAAAATCGCTCCCCAACGACCAGCGGTTCATGAACCCGCCGATCACCGACGCCGACTTCTGA
- a CDS encoding DUF1559 domain-containing protein, with the protein MSTSSRRGFTLVELLVVIAIIGTLVGLLLPAIQAARARAAMTQCQNNIRQLAIATKGYTTKSGGAYPGWMQLQQVLTNPTRDYYAGTPANDIEVSWAAKLLPDLDAQATWESLQQGTLGAVQNFSTSNPDQIPMLSVFLCPADSHSNSEFPGLSYVANTGGQDVVPNSTFDASDSKANGIFHNLLPGYKGPTVRDGTSDIKDGSDRTLLFSENINKDETGAPATKYAVSWLRSSALFETSNPSIGEQPYGMVWVVQQNYPQPPNDQALPGRELATGIPITGATSEGYKYARPNGAHSGSFNAAFCGGNVKEMNQSIDYRVYQQLMTPNGAKCVWTTNPNNSNTMPTAYFNADPTAQLKESEY; encoded by the coding sequence ATGTCCACATCGTCCCGCCGCGGCTTCACGCTCGTTGAGCTGTTGGTCGTCATTGCGATCATCGGCACGCTTGTCGGGTTGTTGCTGCCAGCTATTCAAGCGGCGCGGGCTCGCGCTGCGATGACCCAGTGCCAGAACAACATTCGCCAGTTGGCGATTGCAACGAAGGGGTACACGACAAAGTCTGGCGGCGCTTACCCTGGGTGGATGCAACTGCAGCAGGTTCTCACCAACCCGACGCGTGATTACTACGCGGGTACTCCGGCAAATGATATTGAGGTCAGTTGGGCGGCAAAGCTGTTGCCCGATCTTGATGCTCAAGCCACATGGGAATCCCTTCAGCAAGGGACGTTGGGGGCGGTCCAGAATTTCTCGACCAGCAATCCCGATCAAATTCCAATGTTGTCGGTCTTCCTGTGCCCCGCGGACAGCCACTCGAATTCTGAATTCCCTGGGCTCTCCTACGTCGCCAACACCGGCGGGCAGGATGTCGTTCCGAACTCGACGTTTGACGCCAGCGACAGCAAAGCCAATGGTATTTTTCACAACCTGCTGCCGGGTTACAAAGGTCCGACCGTGCGTGACGGAACGAGCGACATCAAGGATGGCTCGGATCGAACGCTGCTCTTCTCGGAAAACATTAATAAGGACGAGACGGGCGCCCCAGCAACGAAATACGCCGTCTCTTGGCTTCGCTCATCGGCTTTGTTCGAAACCTCGAATCCATCGATTGGCGAGCAACCGTACGGCATGGTTTGGGTTGTTCAGCAAAATTATCCGCAGCCCCCGAACGACCAGGCATTGCCCGGACGCGAATTAGCGACAGGTATTCCGATAACGGGTGCGACGTCGGAAGGTTACAAGTACGCTCGCCCGAATGGTGCTCACAGCGGATCCTTCAACGCTGCCTTCTGTGGCGGCAACGTGAAGGAGATGAACCAGAGCATCGACTATCGCGTCTACCAGCAATTGATGACGCCGAACGGCGCGAAGTGCGTTTGGACGACGAATCCCAACAACTCGAACACGATGCCGACGGCTTACTTCAATGCCGATCCCACGGCTCAGTTGAAGGAATCGGAGTACTAA
- a CDS encoding 5-(carboxyamino)imidazole ribonucleotide synthase, producing MAASAATNPAAAPILPGATLGVLGSGQLGKMFAMAAARLGYRVHVYAPEHDAPAADVAYRQTVGSFDDEAAVAEFAQSVDVVTLEFENISAAAIETAAKFAPVRPGGRVLHTTQERLREKGFLRAAGIPCTPFAEATTKEQLTAALAELGLPAVLKTAAWGYDGKGQALVRSASEAEAAHAALNSAAAILEGWVDFECEVSMLAARSANGEEAFFGPIANDHAHHILDVSVYPQPRVARLFEDASKIAQAVVRELDVVGLLCVEFFLTRDGRLLVNEIAPRPHNSGHLTIDACNCSQFEQQVRAVCGLPLGSFETIVPAAAMANLLGDVWSNGEPRWEKVLADPQLRLHLYGKAEARPGRKMGHLTAIAGSAEEAVALVREGREALMGR from the coding sequence ATGGCGGCTTCTGCTGCGACGAATCCCGCCGCCGCTCCCATTCTTCCTGGCGCCACGCTCGGCGTGCTCGGCAGCGGGCAACTTGGCAAGATGTTCGCCATGGCCGCCGCGCGGCTCGGCTATCGCGTCCACGTCTACGCCCCCGAACATGACGCCCCCGCGGCCGACGTCGCCTATCGGCAAACGGTCGGTTCGTTCGACGATGAGGCGGCGGTGGCGGAGTTCGCCCAGTCGGTCGACGTGGTGACGCTAGAGTTCGAGAACATCTCGGCAGCGGCGATCGAGACGGCCGCCAAGTTCGCTCCCGTCCGGCCTGGCGGCCGCGTCCTCCACACCACGCAAGAACGGCTCCGCGAGAAGGGCTTTCTCCGCGCGGCGGGCATCCCGTGCACGCCATTTGCCGAGGCGACTACCAAGGAACAGCTCACCGCGGCCCTCGCGGAACTCGGCCTCCCCGCCGTGCTGAAGACCGCCGCCTGGGGCTACGACGGCAAGGGGCAGGCGCTCGTCCGCAGCGCGTCCGAAGCGGAAGCAGCCCACGCCGCGCTCAACAGCGCCGCCGCGATCCTCGAAGGCTGGGTCGACTTTGAGTGCGAAGTCTCGATGCTTGCGGCTCGTTCGGCCAATGGCGAAGAAGCCTTCTTCGGGCCGATCGCCAATGATCACGCTCACCACATTCTCGACGTCTCTGTCTATCCGCAACCGCGGGTCGCCCGGCTGTTCGAGGACGCCAGCAAGATCGCTCAGGCGGTCGTGCGGGAGCTCGACGTTGTGGGCCTATTGTGCGTTGAGTTCTTCCTCACGCGCGACGGCCGGCTGCTGGTGAACGAGATCGCTCCGCGGCCGCACAACTCGGGGCACCTCACGATCGACGCCTGCAATTGCTCGCAGTTCGAACAGCAGGTGCGGGCCGTCTGCGGTCTGCCGTTGGGGTCGTTCGAGACGATCGTTCCTGCCGCCGCGATGGCCAACCTGCTGGGTGATGTTTGGTCGAACGGCGAGCCGCGGTGGGAAAAAGTGCTGGCCGATCCGCAGCTGCGGCTGCATTTGTACGGCAAGGCCGAGGCTCGGCCGGGGCGGAAGATGGGGCACCTCACGGCAATTGCCGGTTCCGCGGAGGAAGCAGTGGCGCTGGTTCGCGAGGGGCGCGAGGCGCTCATGGGCCGCTAA
- a CDS encoding tetratricopeptide repeat protein: MSRFKRSFWAACTVCAVVVSQVPAFAQEATEEQPALMRPQEAITAYEQGAKSLAEAEAAKEKEAKATAYKAALVQFNTAIQADGTFPEAFVGKGDAMKGLEDYGAAATAYSQALNLDARSAAALTGRGECYLETQQIDLAANDFNNALELAPSNPKILSNIGHILVNFSRGDAAGMATAIRRLDDAIAGNPEDARSYRNRGYAQALMRQFDKAETDIKKAAELEPGDHENFAVLANVYLFQDDFAKAVDALTKAIDAYKPEKGGDPEIFVTGYLLRADARLKLAEKEKDAKKAEEQLNAAIEDMNVVIDKFEGRAEQGQAYFRKGRAERMLERYSDAVNSFTRAISDVPAGQDVPYVADALMYRGICWYYMGEADLARGDFEQASSTGSGYQDPRIFLWIGFTHHQQGNHRDAINSYGEAIAKAPNYALAHVNKGRAYMDLKEYKRAIEAFNDAIRSEPDVGDNYYNVGYAYLQMKEYKKAADFFRLALLQDNPQPKMFSKMAEALRKMGKNDLADEYQKKADEANEKQASSN; encoded by the coding sequence ATGAGTCGTTTTAAGCGATCGTTCTGGGCGGCGTGCACTGTTTGCGCCGTCGTTGTTTCTCAAGTCCCCGCGTTCGCTCAAGAGGCGACCGAGGAACAGCCGGCGCTCATGCGTCCGCAAGAAGCGATCACCGCCTACGAGCAGGGCGCCAAGTCGCTGGCTGAAGCCGAGGCCGCGAAAGAAAAAGAGGCGAAGGCTACCGCTTACAAAGCGGCGCTCGTGCAGTTCAACACCGCCATCCAGGCCGACGGCACGTTCCCGGAAGCTTTCGTCGGCAAAGGCGACGCGATGAAGGGCCTTGAGGACTACGGCGCCGCCGCCACCGCCTATTCGCAGGCGCTGAACCTCGACGCCCGTTCGGCCGCCGCACTGACCGGCCGCGGCGAGTGCTACCTCGAAACGCAGCAAATCGATCTCGCGGCGAACGACTTCAACAACGCCTTGGAACTCGCGCCGTCGAACCCCAAAATTCTCTCGAACATCGGCCACATCCTGGTCAACTTCAGCCGCGGCGACGCGGCTGGCATGGCGACGGCGATTCGCCGCCTGGACGACGCCATCGCCGGCAACCCAGAAGACGCCCGTTCGTACCGCAATCGCGGCTACGCCCAAGCGTTGATGCGTCAGTTCGACAAGGCGGAAACCGACATCAAGAAGGCGGCCGAACTGGAGCCGGGCGATCACGAGAACTTCGCGGTGCTGGCCAACGTCTACCTCTTTCAGGACGACTTTGCGAAGGCCGTGGATGCGCTGACGAAGGCGATCGACGCCTACAAGCCTGAAAAGGGCGGCGATCCGGAAATCTTCGTGACGGGTTACCTGCTTCGCGCCGACGCTCGCCTGAAGCTCGCGGAGAAGGAAAAGGACGCGAAGAAGGCCGAAGAGCAGCTCAATGCAGCGATCGAGGACATGAACGTGGTCATCGACAAGTTCGAAGGCCGCGCCGAACAAGGCCAAGCCTATTTCCGCAAGGGCCGCGCTGAACGGATGCTCGAACGCTATAGCGATGCGGTGAACTCGTTCACACGCGCTATTAGCGACGTTCCCGCCGGACAAGACGTGCCGTATGTGGCCGACGCGCTGATGTACCGCGGCATTTGCTGGTACTACATGGGCGAGGCCGATCTGGCGCGCGGCGACTTCGAGCAAGCGTCGTCAACCGGCAGCGGTTACCAAGATCCGCGCATTTTCTTGTGGATCGGGTTTACCCACCACCAGCAAGGCAACCATCGCGACGCAATCAACTCCTACGGCGAAGCAATCGCCAAGGCCCCGAACTACGCTCTCGCCCACGTCAACAAGGGCCGCGCGTATATGGACCTGAAGGAATACAAGCGGGCGATCGAGGCCTTCAACGACGCGATCCGCTCCGAGCCGGACGTCGGCGACAACTACTACAACGTCGGCTACGCCTACCTGCAGATGAAGGAATACAAGAAGGCAGCCGACTTCTTCCGGCTCGCGCTGCTGCAAGACAATCCGCAGCCGAAGATGTTCAGCAAGATGGCCGAGGCGTTGCGCAAGATGGGCAAGAACGACCTGGCCGATGAATATCAAAAGAAGGCCGACGAAGCGAATGAAAAGCAAGCTTCCAGCAACTGA
- a CDS encoding S41 family peptidase, whose amino-acid sequence MPRAIFRTPTRIRLLNEALATLPNARIEQHMHFWVFRHRRSWLPLALAICCLPTCLLQTAPLAAQEQFTRSAPPVFIAPELPANSLDGVLAEGARLESLGRWGEAVSHYEHALRETPENVALQQRSDLAKLHFSLERRYADRSFVQSLQTLTPQQAAALYLELARKINTHYVTAPPWQNLAKRGANAVAIGLGEKTFCATNGLNLSNEQRATLLNELYQRTEALTTRPLAGPDDLAAFAADIARLVEARGNLRPSATFLEFTAAAAGGLDEYSAFLTSDQLRDVYSQIEGNFVGLGVELKADKGALLIVHVIPGSPAERAGIKDGDRIVAVDGRSTEELSTDEAASMLTGEEGSVVRVVAETAGQRRELTVRREHVEVPSLEDVRIVDAKFAEEKQLAVSAEQLAAGVAYIRIPAFQKTTSRDLDAALWDLHAKGMRTLVLDLRGNPGGLLTAAVEVADKFLQQGGIVSTRGRSAQEDFNYQAHYGGTWRVPLVVLVDGDSASASEIFAAAIKDNERGDIVGQKSYGKGSVQGIFPLGYAGAGIRLTTALFYSPNGLKISKNGVTPTIPVESHRTAAKPIQQPATIAANVAPGGYTAAKPAAGISELKIVGDRALEAGIQAAVDQSRNRVAAPAADGAVK is encoded by the coding sequence ATGCCTCGAGCAATCTTCCGCACGCCGACGCGGATTCGTTTGCTCAACGAGGCGCTAGCGACCCTCCCCAACGCACGGATCGAGCAACACATGCACTTCTGGGTCTTCCGGCATCGACGCTCCTGGCTGCCACTTGCCCTGGCGATCTGTTGTCTGCCGACTTGCTTGCTACAGACGGCGCCGCTTGCCGCGCAAGAACAGTTTACGCGATCGGCGCCGCCGGTCTTCATCGCCCCGGAACTGCCGGCCAATTCGCTCGACGGCGTGTTGGCGGAAGGCGCACGGTTGGAATCGCTCGGCCGGTGGGGCGAAGCTGTTTCGCACTACGAACATGCCCTGCGTGAAACGCCCGAGAACGTCGCGCTGCAACAGCGGAGCGACCTGGCGAAGCTGCACTTCAGCCTCGAACGCCGTTACGCCGACCGCAGCTTCGTTCAGTCGCTGCAAACGCTGACGCCGCAGCAAGCCGCCGCTCTGTATCTGGAGCTGGCCCGCAAAATCAACACTCATTACGTCACCGCGCCGCCGTGGCAGAACCTCGCCAAGCGGGGCGCCAACGCCGTGGCGATTGGTTTGGGCGAAAAGACGTTCTGTGCGACCAACGGCCTGAACCTGTCGAACGAACAACGAGCCACGCTGCTCAACGAGCTCTACCAGCGGACCGAAGCCCTGACGACCCGGCCGCTCGCTGGCCCCGATGATCTGGCTGCGTTCGCCGCCGACATCGCTCGGTTGGTCGAAGCTCGCGGCAATTTGCGTCCGTCGGCGACGTTCCTGGAATTCACCGCCGCCGCTGCTGGCGGGTTGGACGAATACTCGGCGTTCCTCACCTCGGATCAGCTGCGTGACGTGTACTCGCAGATCGAAGGCAACTTCGTCGGCTTGGGCGTCGAGTTGAAGGCCGACAAGGGCGCCTTGTTGATCGTGCACGTCATCCCCGGCAGCCCCGCCGAACGGGCCGGCATCAAGGACGGCGACCGCATCGTGGCCGTTGACGGCCGTTCGACCGAAGAGCTGTCGACCGACGAAGCCGCTTCGATGCTGACCGGCGAAGAGGGAAGCGTCGTCCGCGTCGTCGCCGAAACAGCCGGCCAACGTCGCGAGTTGACCGTTCGCCGCGAGCATGTCGAAGTGCCGAGTCTGGAAGATGTTCGCATCGTCGACGCGAAGTTCGCCGAAGAGAAGCAACTCGCCGTCTCTGCCGAGCAATTGGCCGCCGGCGTTGCGTACATTCGGATCCCGGCGTTCCAAAAGACGACGAGCCGCGACCTCGACGCCGCCCTGTGGGATTTGCACGCCAAGGGGATGCGGACGTTGGTGCTCGACCTCCGCGGCAATCCGGGCGGGTTGCTGACGGCTGCCGTTGAAGTCGCCGACAAGTTCCTGCAACAGGGCGGGATCGTTTCGACCCGCGGCCGCAGTGCTCAGGAAGACTTTAACTACCAGGCCCACTACGGTGGAACCTGGCGGGTGCCGTTGGTGGTGCTGGTCGACGGCGACAGCGCCAGCGCCAGCGAGATTTTTGCGGCCGCCATCAAGGACAACGAACGCGGCGACATCGTCGGCCAGAAGTCGTACGGCAAGGGCTCGGTGCAGGGGATCTTCCCGCTCGGTTACGCCGGGGCGGGGATTCGCCTGACGACCGCTTTGTTCTATTCGCCGAACGGTTTGAAGATCAGCAAGAACGGCGTCACGCCGACCATCCCAGTCGAATCTCACCGCACGGCCGCCAAGCCGATTCAACAACCGGCGACGATTGCCGCGAACGTCGCCCCCGGCGGGTACACGGCCGCGAAGCCGGCCGCTGGCATCAGCGAATTGAAGATCGTGGGCGACCGGGCGTTGGAAGCGGGAATTCAGGCAGCCGTCGACCAATCCCGCAACCGGGTCGCCGCTCCGGCGGCTGACGGGGCGGTCAAGTAG
- the purH gene encoding bifunctional phosphoribosylaminoimidazolecarboxamide formyltransferase/IMP cyclohydrolase — MSLSPPIKRALISVSDKTGLLDFARSLVTCGVELFSTGGTRKHLADAGLPVRDVADYTGFPEMMDGRVKTLHPKVHGGILCRHDHPEDMKSLADHGILSFELVVVNLYPFEKTVANPDVAIEAAIEQIDIGGPSMVRSAAKNHAFVTLATDASQYETILQQIETHGRTTPELRRQLAGAAFARTSQYDTAIAAYFAKILGSSPLPLPPSPGTDHRSPVTSADAVTLHLTHRTPLRYGENPHQSADLYAFADAPSHAFVNAEQLHGKELSYNNLLDLDAALAIAKALPRPAVAVLKHNNPCGAATAATLGEAVAKAWDGDPLSAFGSVLGVNVPVDAAMAEYLSEPGKFIEAIVAPEFHPDAIRILTTKPKWRDNVRLLRVGELPVGHGARQFRQIDGGMLAQNADDLPDEPSEWKVVTQVQPTPELHHELRFAWAACRFVKSNAIVVSNNGALAGVGAGQMSRVDSVEIALKKAGEKARGGVLASDAFFPFDDSIGPAAAAGIAAIIQPGGSRRDEEVIAACNKHGIPMIFTGRRHFRH, encoded by the coding sequence ATGTCCCTCTCCCCTCCGATCAAACGAGCCCTCATCAGCGTCAGCGACAAAACGGGCCTCCTCGACTTCGCCCGCTCGCTCGTCACCTGCGGCGTCGAGCTCTTCTCCACCGGCGGCACCCGCAAGCATCTCGCCGACGCCGGCCTCCCGGTCCGCGACGTCGCCGACTACACCGGCTTCCCCGAAATGATGGATGGCCGCGTCAAAACCCTCCACCCGAAGGTCCACGGCGGCATCCTCTGCCGCCACGACCACCCCGAGGACATGAAGTCGCTCGCCGACCACGGCATCCTCAGCTTCGAGCTGGTCGTCGTGAACCTCTACCCCTTCGAGAAGACGGTCGCCAATCCCGACGTCGCCATCGAAGCGGCGATCGAGCAAATCGACATCGGCGGCCCTTCGATGGTCCGCTCGGCCGCGAAGAACCACGCCTTCGTCACCCTGGCGACCGACGCGAGCCAATACGAAACGATCCTCCAGCAAATCGAAACCCACGGCCGCACCACCCCAGAGCTCCGCCGCCAACTAGCCGGCGCCGCCTTCGCCCGCACCTCGCAGTACGACACCGCGATCGCCGCCTACTTCGCGAAGATTCTGGGCTCTTCTCCCCTCCCCCTTCCGCCTTCCCCAGGCACCGATCACCGATCACCAGTCACCTCCGCAGACGCCGTCACCCTCCACCTCACCCACCGCACCCCCCTCCGCTACGGCGAAAACCCCCACCAATCCGCCGACCTCTACGCCTTCGCCGACGCTCCATCCCACGCCTTCGTCAACGCCGAGCAGCTCCACGGCAAGGAACTCTCCTACAACAACCTGCTCGACCTCGACGCTGCGCTCGCGATCGCCAAGGCCCTCCCCCGCCCTGCCGTCGCGGTGCTCAAGCACAACAACCCCTGCGGCGCCGCCACGGCTGCCACCCTCGGTGAAGCTGTCGCGAAGGCCTGGGATGGCGACCCGCTCAGTGCCTTCGGCTCGGTCCTCGGCGTGAACGTCCCCGTCGACGCCGCGATGGCCGAGTACCTCTCCGAGCCGGGCAAGTTCATCGAAGCGATCGTCGCCCCCGAGTTCCACCCCGACGCCATTCGCATCCTCACCACGAAGCCAAAGTGGCGCGACAACGTCCGGTTGCTCCGCGTCGGCGAACTCCCCGTCGGCCATGGCGCCCGCCAGTTCCGCCAGATCGACGGCGGTATGCTTGCTCAGAATGCCGACGACCTGCCGGATGAACCCTCCGAATGGAAGGTCGTCACGCAGGTGCAGCCGACCCCAGAACTCCACCACGAGCTCCGCTTCGCCTGGGCCGCCTGCCGGTTCGTGAAGAGCAACGCGATCGTCGTCTCGAACAACGGCGCCCTCGCCGGCGTCGGCGCCGGCCAAATGAGCCGCGTCGACTCGGTCGAAATCGCCCTCAAAAAGGCGGGCGAGAAGGCCCGCGGCGGGGTGCTGGCTTCCGACGCCTTTTTCCCGTTCGACGACTCGATCGGCCCCGCCGCCGCCGCCGGCATCGCCGCGATCATCCAACCGGGCGGCAGCCGCCGCGACGAGGAAGTGATCGCCGCCTGCAACAAACACGGTATCCCGATGATCTTCACCGGCCGCCGCCACTTCCGCCACTAA